The DNA region ttttaattatttatacttgGTCCCTTCTATTTCTGGATTTGATATAACTGGACTGTGTGAACAATTTAAAGGGATAATTATGGTCCAATAAAAAAAGGCTACGTGCAAGAAAAGTTCTAAGTTCCAAAAACTAGTTTTATAGGGGCTAGCTTGGTATAACTAGTCTAGATTCAGAAGGATTCCAAATTAGACTTATAAGGTTTTGTTTGGGTTAgagaaacaaattattttaaaaaaattaattttttttttgtatggttaTGATATTCGGTGAAATTGATACCATGGATGCGTCACCATGGAGGCGTCACCATGGGTCAACCCGCTGTACCCCCAAGGTCTGATAGCTGTATAAAAGAGTGCTATCACCTTACTACAGAGCAtcacaaaacacaaaaacagacacggagagagagagactgcaTTCAACGTATCATTATAGCTTCGAGGAAATCTAGAGCCTCCTGCTTCTCAGGTTAATTAAGGTACTTGGGTTCTTCATGCActagttttttcttctgttcATACTCCcttgtttcattatttttgttccatCAACTGAGAACGTTTAAAGCTCCCAAATCATTGAAGGTTTCTTAATTTCAGTGTTACAAAGCTCACATGGTATGCATTAACAATAAACCTTCGATCACCTTTGTAACCTGAAATGGTCAGGTTTTCGCCTTCCCCACACTTACTTTGCCAGGGATGAAGTTCGGTTatagttttttgatttttgattttttattactcCATGTATTCCTATTAAAGTTTGGTTGCAGTTCTTTCTTTCTAGATCAAAACACCAAGTTCTATAATACTAGGCTGCTAGCTGCTTGTTTGTTTTAGTACCTTCTCCTTCTTCTAGCTAACTTGGGGCAGCTACATGATGCTGGAGGAAGAACTCTTGGCTGTACATATACAATATCTAGGTTCAGAAATCCCCAATTTCCATGATATATGGAACGTTATGCTATACAAACCCTGAACCGTTTATTTTACTAGAAAATCTAATTTGGCTTGTTTTATTGGTAGAAGAAACCGAGCAAGCAACTACTTGCTCCAAACGATCCACTGTGATAAAAAGTTTGAGATGTTATGAAAGTCAGACTCCtgataaatttgatgttttgCATAGTATTGATTTATAGACTGgtgtataatttatatatagaatTCGATGTTTTGAGATGCCGTGAAAGTTCTTGCTCGCGAGTATGTATAGAATTGTTTTGAGAAGTTAATTTTATTGCTAGTGGTGACTCTTGTTTTATTTGTCATGCGAGCAGAAAACTTCCACAAATGGGAGAAAATGAACCATCAAACTCTTCgaatcatattgaaaaaacatgcaaaCATATTTCAATTGAAATTCCAGGGGACTTATTTCCAAAGGACTTGGAGACTACCTTTCGGCGAGAGGAATGTATCTACAAAGCTCCAGCTGCACTTTGCGATTCAAACAGAGCTTGCTACACTCCTCGGGTAATTTCTATAGGTCCTTTTCACCATGGTAATAAAAAACTGAGGCCTATGAAAATTCAGAAACAAAGATATCTGAAAGAATTCTGTAAGAGATTGGGAGGGGAAACAAAGGTGCAAGAATCTTTGAAAGTACTTTGGAGAACCATTCATAGTCTTGAAGATGAAATCAAACGCTGTTATGCAGATAATACGTTTGTTAAATTTTCTAGCAATGATGATAAGTTTGTGAAGATGATTCTGTTAGATGCAGTGTTCATCTTCGAGCTCTTCttgaagaatgaagaagatACACGCGATAACAAACGATATCAAGATGATTTCATCATAGGCAAACCCTGGCTGAGAGCTGCGATTCAACGGGACTTGATATTGCTTGGAAATCAGCTTCCATTCTTCATTCTCAAGAAATTATATAGCCTTGCCATCGAGGAAACAAAGCCCACTTATCGTTCTTTTCTGGACCTTTCCTGCCACTACTTTGAGAAGTACGGTAAGAACAAAACCAAGCCAGATGAAACCAAGCCTTATAAAGTGTTGCATTTCACTGATTTGGTAAGACATTTTCTATCCTTCAAGCACCCGCAGCTATTAGAATCACGAGATGGAAAGCAAGTTAAAAATCTTTATAGCGCAACCATGCTGCACCAAGCAGGAATTAAGTTCAAGGCATTGCCCGATGAATGCTTGCTTGACATAAGAGCCTGGAAGGAAACTGAGAAAACAGTCAAGAAAGGGGAGTTGCATATGCCACCACTTGAAATCGACAACAGCACCGAATGTCTCTTCCGAAACCTCATGGCCTTGGAACAGTGTCATTATCCAAGAGAAGAGTTTATCTGCCATTATGTTAAGCTATTGGATTTTCTCGTGGACGTTGAAAAGGATGTGGATTTGCTCATTGAAAATAAGGTTATTGTTAGCAGGCTTGGTGACAGTAAAGCTGTGGCGGAGCTTATTAACAAACTTTTGCCTGGAAATAGTAGAAGTTACTTCTGGTTATGATGCTCTCTCTCCCAACTGCTGAATGATTACTACGAGAGCTCTTGGAACAAAAAACAAGGCATACTTGGTTTAGTGTGTATTTCCAAAAATGTTTGGATTGGTACTGGAAACAGTTATTGGATTAATCATCCTAGCCATCACCGTGGCGCGGTTTATCCTATTCTTTTTCCGCTAGTATTCTATGTTTTTGCTATGAAGAAAAGGCTCGAACTCGACATCTCTtgtaaaagaaagaagacatTGATGCTAGTTGAGCTACAAGCTTCTTGTTTGGCTTCCtctaaataaatttgtattcCCTCTATGACTCCTGTGTCGATCCCACTGTTGTGAATGTGGCCGTGCCTGTAGAATTTTAGTTTCCCTTGAAGTTAATAAATCTTGTCATTCCTGTTGTAAGGTAACAACAACTATTATTGAACTTGAAGGTGTTCATTAGCAAGGATGTCAATGAATTGCGGTTTACATCATTTCGACATCTTTATCGCCATTGAATAAAACATGTACGTAAAATGTTTGCCagtctttttcttccttttcttctagttgtgtggacaaaaacaaaatggtgCTAACCACGCCTGGCCTGAGAAAGATGACAGAACCGGGTAGGATCTGAAGTGGGGCAGCTATACTTTAATGGAGGTGTCAGTTTAGGTGATCAATAAATGAACTCTTATATAAAGATATACGACAATTTACAAAGCACTTTCACAAGCTCTCGTTCGTTGGTTTCTTGAttgttttgtgttaaaaaagCAAACAGAACTCTATGGGCTACAATAAAACACTGAACCTGATGTTCAGAAACAGTACCGAGTTCAATGGGCTATCTGATACGTGATATTTCGAAACAAATGATCACGTTACTGCTTACTGAGTTGGATGATCCGAACATCTGTCATCCGTTTCAGTCGAGTTTTGAATTACAAGAGCTGATAAAGTCAAGATATCAAAACTAAGTCAAGATATTTTACTATCTGTCGTCCCCAATTTTACAGAATATGCATCCCAAAGGCTCCGGAGAAAGTTCTTGTTCTTTACCTTCATGTTTCTTTCCCTTGCGTTTTATGACAAGTAGCCAGCTAAAAGTCGGACCACCTCACTTTAAAAAGAGGCCCTACTTCTTCCACCTGCAATGTCTTTTCCCATCTCGAGTCCTTATCTACTTTGGCCATTCTTTTCATGTGTTGCTGTGAAAAACGAATGCATGATTGCAAAAAAATCTTGCGGGGGTAATTAAGATTACAATGTACAGACAACCTATTCATGGGTCCCGGGGTTCCATGGTTTTCTCTATCTGTATTTATTAGGAAGAAAAATGACAGAACCTCGAAAGCCAAAAATTAGAATTTCATCTTCACACGATTGACCGATTGATATTGACTCAAACCAATACGAAGTGATAGGTTTTTATAGATAATTAGCTTATCATGGAGATAATATacaaagttaatttggtcatttCATTAAATTTGAGAAGTCAAGTTGTTTTAAGATgtaaatggtatttttttagattatagcTAGTAACTATAATtaattggaataaaaaataccacCAAAAGATAGGGACGTCACACGTTACGTGCCACCTAATCTTACAATTGCTCCTTCTTGCCCCATGTGGATAATCAAACATttggtaaataaaaacaaattatgtggaaatatttttattgaagtgTCTTGCACATGGGCCAACTGtaacagagagaaaaaaaaggtggcATAGAATAGAAATTGTTTTGGAACGTAATAAACTATTGACACCGACAATCAATTAAAGGtgctcttaattaattaattaattaattaatttttacattagtgaaataaattatgagagTAGTGGAGAGGTGATTACTCCTCCTCCTATATATAACATGCACATGAGACACAAGTTACAGAGAATGGAAGTGTGAGAGAGGCTGCCATTTTTCAGCTAAAGCAGTATATATTGCGTCCAGGATCAGAGGAAGCTCTGCTGTTTGATCTccatttgtaaaaatattattactgtTTTTTCACAGGCCAGGTACTCggtttctctgtgtttttttttttccctttcattatttttattcagcgtataatttctttttgtttcaataaaGCTAGTTTTTAAATTACTGCATGATGTAGTTGTTAATTAACtcgttaattaaataaattaccaTGAGCAACCTGACCCACCCTCGTGTGAATATCGGGTTTAATGATTAATTAAGAGGTATATCTCCTTTCTTTGTTAATTGTTGAGTTTAAAAGTTGGTTTAGTTTGTAAgggaataaagaagaaaataatttttatctcatattaaaaataattttttaaaaaatattttttaagtgtgaatttttattatatagtaaaTTAAGTGAAAATTTATAGTGGGTAAGCTTTTTTTAGTATGCtttctaatactattatataactattaataatataaattagaagaTACTTGACACTTGAAGTTTTAATTTGTAGTgagattaattcttttaatgtattattttttaattaattttgatatttataaatatttaaataaaattaaataataatattaagtttaattcaaaaatataattgtattattaatagttatataatttcattaaaatattttttgtgaaatAGATTCTATTGTTAGTACGTAactgtttgttttatttatgttccTGGACAGCAAAATTTGATAGATGGGAGAGATTCGTTCACCATACTTTTCTATTGATCAAGAACACCTCGAAGATAATGCTCAAATTCGTTCACCATATTTTTCAAGTGGTGGAGACTACCTTGGAGTTAATGCTGAAATTCGTTCGCCATATATTTCATTTGATACTCAAGATTACCATGGAGATAATGCCGGAATTCATTCCTCGTATTTTTTCAGCTGCAGACTACCATGGAGAAGATGCTGAAATTCCTTCTGGAACATTCTTTCACCAAGATAATATTGTTGAGAATCCATACAATGCAGAAAATTTTGTTGAGCAGTATATTGTTCAAAACACGTACAACGCAGAAAAGCTCATTCAACAGGCAAAAGTTGAAGAACTGTACTTGGATCTTGAAGCTGGAGCTGTACATAAAATCGGGAAAAATCTAAATGATGGGAATTATTGTATCTACAGAGTTCCTGGTGCACTTCGCAAATCAAATGAAGCCATCTATACTCCTCAAGAAGTTTCTATAGGTCCTATTCACCATGACAGGAAGAATTTGCAGCCCATGAATACGCAAAAGCGGAGATATTTGAAAGAATTCTGTAACCGGGTGGTAGGGGAAACAAGGGTGCAACATGTGAAGTTCCTGGAGAAAATTTGGGACACCATTGAAAACGAAGAGGAGAACATCCGCCAATGTTATGAAGATGGTTCTCATGAAGTTGCAGAAAGTGATCGGTTTGTGAAAATGGTGTTGTTGGATGCTGTTTTCATCTTGGAGTACTTGTTGAGgaataaagattttaaaaaatatgaagatgatTCCTTATTGCGTAGAAACGGGTTAACGTTTTGGATTCGACGAGACTTGTTGCTGCTCGAGAATCAGTTGCCATTCTTCATTCTTGAGAAATTATATGGCCATCTTCTTCAAGACGGCGAAGGAAGTTATACTTCTTTTCGAGATCTTGCCTACGAGTACTTAAACAGGTACACTAAGAGTCCATACAAGCCGAACGACAACAAGGAGATATTACATTTCACCGATTTGGTCAGATCTTCATTATCCTTCAACCATCCAGATCCGAGCAGTGCCGAACCGATTGGAAAATTTTATAGCGCAACCAAGCTGCATGAGGCAGCGATTAATTTTAAGGAACTTCGAAATGAATGCTTACTTGACGTAAAATTTTCTTCTACAAAAGGTGAGTTACGCATACCACGTCTTCAGATAGACCACCACACTGAACTTCTCTTCGGAAATCTCATTGCCTTGGAGCGGTGTCATTATAAAGGAGACGAGTACATATGCCATTACGTTAAGCTACTTGATACTCTTGTTGCCAAACCCAAAGATGTGGCTCTcctcattaaaaataacatcattgaCACAGACAGAGATGGTGCTTCAGTGAAGATTCTGATTGACAAGCTTTCGGCAGAAACTTCTGAGgaatattctatttattataACCTCTACAAGCAGCTGGATCAACACTACCAGGACTCCTGGTTGAAAAATAGCGCATACTTTAGAGAGGTATATTTTGGAAACCTTTGGAGAAGTACAGCAACTCTTAGTTGCAACTGTCTTGCTCCTCTTCACTCTTGTACAGACAATTTGTGCTAGTCCTTCCTTGCGCTAGTACTCCAAAGTGGACCAAGTTAGCCCCAATACCGGTGTCACTTTATTTCTCTCATTGCTACTTTCGTTGTATTATCTGTGTACTTTTCCGTTTCCTCTGCAGTTTTTAATTTGTACTTCAACTCATGgggctttctttgtttttagtatTCATGACTTTTGTAATGGATGCTGTCTTCACTATCAAGTTCATCCTGCAGAATTCAACAATCTCCATCGTAAAgagtaaaaaatttatcttaggaGAGCAAAAATTGATAGTGAAGATTATCTTAGGACTTGATACTACTCGAAAATCAACTACCTTACTTAATTGTTGAGAAACAGTATGACATGAGATATTACCCTACATTTCTTCAGCTTATCTATAACTACCCTGCAGTGGAGGCAAAACCTCATCCAAGGGAAGTAAGACATTTCACTGATTTGGTAAGGTGTTCTATATTGTTGAGAAACagtatgatgatgatggtgatgatgagttcaatagtgtaaaaagaaaaatccaactGCTTTTAGCAGAATTCAAAGGTTGCTTTTCTATGGTTGCACCTGTTCTCTTAATACTAGGCATTCAAATCAACACAAAGATCATGATAAGAAGTTAAAGATTCACTAATTTGCTcgcaaaacaataataattgttttcaagagttatttttatttaaaaatatataaaaataatttttaatatcaactgttaaataatatttttccttactttttttatttagatcatTGAGAATGTCTATTAATTTGAGTTATTTTGAAATCTTTATTACAAAGaacattgtttaatttaaaattcatttgtcaaaaacaaaaaaatacataaaaaaagggAATGAAGACATTGATCTaagaaatgcatttttttcccttttaaaatccaaatctaTCTAACTCTTAcgaatattgattttaattattaaatgattaaagaaaaattagttttttaaattacacCCACAACATGATGCGGGCGGAGAAGCTACTGTAATCTAACCAAGACCAAGTGAATGACTGCTACGTGATAACGTGACGGGATTGACAAAGAAAGGCAAAGTTGTCTGTATCCGTTGTGggttactctctctctctctctcttcctttgACAGCCTGTTCATTCCAGCAAAGAAACAACAGTGGGTGTAGTGGGGATGGGACTTCGGATTTTTTTAGAACGATGATAAATATTATCTGAGCGCCCTATGGCATAGTCCATTGTAATGAAGAGCCTATTAGCACGTGGGTGGGCCTTCAAGCCAAGACCTAGCTCTTggacttaatttaattttttttttatttttttaaaggggTTGGACATCATCACCTGCTAAAGTAAGTAAGATTTCATCTATGAGCATAGATTCTAACCaccatatataatatataatggCTGGAAAATCAggttagtattttgttttttttctgataaatCCCAATTTTTTAAGTCTTATGAATCAAAACACCTCATCAATACTCTTGAAACACCTAAAAACCAATTCATTAATCAAAAAACAccccaaaaaatccaaaaactgaAAATCAAATCGATTTTTGATTTGACTTCCTCATCTTAGACATGTTTTCAAGCAACATTAAGACTATAAACGACTATTATTAAGCCTCTCTCATTACATGGAGCCTAGAAACACCAAGAACACCATTTTGATGGTCAAGAATGGTATGAACAATGACCTCTCTCACTGCTATATTCTAgcaatttctttctctctctctcatctctttaatcaagaactaaaaat from Populus alba chromosome 14, ASM523922v2, whole genome shotgun sequence includes:
- the LOC118040068 gene encoding UPF0481 protein At3g47200 → MGENEPSNSSNHIEKTCKHISIEIPGDLFPKDLETTFRREECIYKAPAALCDSNRACYTPRVISIGPFHHGNKKLRPMKIQKQRYLKEFCKRLGGETKVQESLKVLWRTIHSLEDEIKRCYADNTFVKFSSNDDKFVKMILLDAVFIFELFLKNEEDTRDNKRYQDDFIIGKPWLRAAIQRDLILLGNQLPFFILKKLYSLAIEETKPTYRSFLDLSCHYFEKYGKNKTKPDETKPYKVLHFTDLVRHFLSFKHPQLLESRDGKQVKNLYSATMLHQAGIKFKALPDECLLDIRAWKETEKTVKKGELHMPPLEIDNSTECLFRNLMALEQCHYPREEFICHYVKLLDFLVDVEKDVDLLIENKVIVSRLGDSKAVAELINKLLPGNSRSYFWL
- the LOC118040066 gene encoding UPF0481 protein At3g47200-like; protein product: MEIMPEFIPRIFSAADYHGEDAEIPSGTFFHQDNIVENPYNAENFVEQYIVQNTYNAEKLIQQAKVEELYLDLEAGAVHKIGKNLNDGNYCIYRVPGALRKSNEAIYTPQEVSIGPIHHDRKNLQPMNTQKRRYLKEFCNRVVGETRVQHVKFLEKIWDTIENEEENIRQCYEDGSHEVAESDRFVKMVLLDAVFILEYLLRNKDFKKYEDDSLLRRNGLTFWIRRDLLLLENQLPFFILEKLYGHLLQDGEGSYTSFRDLAYEYLNRYTKSPYKPNDNKEILHFTDLVRSSLSFNHPDPSSAEPIGKFYSATKLHEAAINFKELRNECLLDVKFSSTKGELRIPRLQIDHHTELLFGNLIALERCHYKGDEYICHYVKLLDTLVAKPKDVALLIKNNIIDTDRDGASVKILIDKLSAETSEEYSIYYNLYKQLDQHYQDSWLKNSAYFREVYFGNLWRSTATLSCNCLAPLHSCTDNLC